The Psychrobacter sp. P11G3 genomic interval ATTGCTCGTATTGAACAAAGCGGTACATCTACCCAAAAATCCATAATAACTGTAGTAAAGAATGCGCTGAAACATAAGGGCTCGTCTACCGAGATACCAATCAATCAACAGCTGCTACAGTGGATCAGAGCCAAAGACGCTGATGCACTCTATCATTGTGCGAGTAATGACAACATGGAGCTGACGGTTCGTATCCGTGCCATCGAAGCGCTTGGACAGCTACATGATCCAAATATTGAACAGTGGCTGACGACGCTCATGGCACATGAAAATCCAGACATTCAGAAGCTTGCTTATAAAGTACTACGCCGCTGGCAACGTGCCATGATACGAGCACAGCAAAAGCGTCCGTTGTCATCTGGCAATATGGAGGCGCAACCTAGCTCGACCATCACAGCACAAAATAGTCAGGACAGCAGTCAAAAAAGCAATCAGGGTGAAGGAGACAGTCAATGACTATAGATAATCAATTAGACCGAGCATCAGAAACAGAGTCAGAAGTAGTAGCAAACACTGATGGCCTGATGATGCAGTTGGACTACGCCGCACCTAGCCAGATTAGTCAAGTTAACGAATCGTCAGACTCACTGTCGGAGGCGCAAACGACCGAACACACTCAGCATGTGGCTCTATTTGCTCAGTTGAATCGATCGGAGGTTAACTTCCACGGTAAGGTCAAGTCTCCCCTGGTTTTTCGTGACAGTTTGCTAGCCTTATTTGATGTGGTCAGTAGTGATTATCGCTATGTGCCAAAAGACCGCTCAGCGTATACGGTATTTATGCAGATGCGCCGTGCCAGCAGCAACAAAAACCTATTTACTGCGCAGCGTGATTATTTCACGTGGCTATTCGATAATGACCCACTGGCTTTTTGTATTTTGGACCCGATTATTCAGGTGCATGAGCAAGGTGTTAGCTTTGAGGTGTTTAGCCGTGATGAAGGCTGCTATGCCCAGCTGACATTGACCAATGAGATTTTTGAGCAAAATACTAAACCTACTCTTGGCACCACCAACATTGATTACAGTACGGCTTTGTTTAACGGTATTGAGAAAATACGCGATCATCAACAAACGATACTAGATATCGGTCATGAAGCGGTCGGCTTACAGTTACTCGAAGCCAAACCAGAAACAGCTGAAGCAGATACGGATAGTACAGTAACCAAGCCCACCGTAAAAAAACAGATCATAGAAAAGCGCATCAACGTGCCCAAAAGCTGGATCAGAGCGCTGCTACAAGTACAGTCTGCAGGTCAATTACCACAAGACACCATCCATCTCGATCCAATCGCACTGTATAACGTGCTATTTGAGCTGCGTATGCATGCTGATATCAAAGGCAAACGCCGTGGATTATTAATTGAGCTTAGACCCCAGCAGCTGCCAGTGATTATATTAGAGCCATTTGATATTACTGTCACAAGCCAAATCAGCCAACAGCAAAAACCCTATCAAGGTCAACAAGCAAAGCTGATTCGCTTATGGGGTCGCCGTCGTCTCAGCCTATTAAAACGTCTGTTGCCACATACTGATAGCGTTTCGGTGTCGCTACTGGGTCAAGGCATGCCAAGCTATTGGACACTAAAAGGCAAAGGCTTTCATTTTACCTTTGCTATGACAGGCTTTAGCCAAGCCAACTGGTCACAGTCATTGAACTTTGACTTGTTACTGCCAAAGCGCCCACTGCATAATACATTAGTTACCAATGAAAGCTTGTCAGACAGTGGTAAAGCAACCTTAGATGACAGCAATAATGATAGTAACGATGAGCATAATGGCTTGTCTGTATTAATTAAAACACTGGCAAATACCCCCAGCAATCTAGAAGACTTGGTAAAGTCGCTATCAGCAGATGCTTCATTAACGTCTGTGCCTGTTTCTCACTCACAAGTACAGCAATGGTTACTGTCAGGTACTCAGCAGGGCTTGATTCGCTATGATGTGGCGACGCAGCTGTATCATTACAGACCATTGACCCAAGCACCTCTTGATATGGCGCAGTTCGCGTATCACAATGAGGCAGAAAAACAGGCCTTTGATTTGATTAGCCGTACGGATGCCGTGCAGAGGTTCTCTGTCGAGACAGTCGCTGTCAAAGGTATTACCATCCGTGCAGATATTCATGTCGAAGAAGACAGACGTACTTATCACAGCCAGCTACAATTAGGCGATGAAGGGATAGTCACCAAGGCGGAATGTAGCTGTCCGCAGTACTTGCAGCACCGACTCACACAAGGCGTGTGCGCGCATCTTATTGCGCTACGACTTAGATATAATCAATACGACCCAAATAACACGGGCAATGACAGCTGGCATGACACTCGTGTCTTGAGTAAACGCGTACCGAGCAAGCGCTTACATCAGCCTAAGAATAAAAAAGAAAGCGTACAAGTAGCAGCCCATAGCTCGTTAATGACATTACCTGTTGCAACGACACTTGATTTGACGGCCTTAGCTCAACCAGTTGCCCAGTCACATGCAACTGCAACTGCAACTGCAACTGCAAGCGATAAGACACAAGCGTTAACCGCACAAGAGACCGCTATTGCTTATGTTTACATCACCATTGCCCATAAGAAGATTACCATTGAACAAACAATAGGTGACAAGGATACGCGCCAGCAGCTGGTGTTCAATCAGCCTGCCCAAGCCAAAGCCGCATTTTTACAACATATTGCCAGATTTGAAGCCAAAGGCTTTATCGAAAACTAAGGGATGTAAGGTATGACCACACACACAGCCAACAATAACGATTACATCAGCCCTGAGCCAGTACCCACTCCTTTTGAGCGTCAGTGGCAGCAACTATGGCAAGATATTGAGCTGGCAGGCGGACGTTACCAATATGTTCAGCAGCAGCTGGTCAGTCAAGGCTTTATGGTCGAGCGTCAACCTGTCGATAACATGAGCCCAAAAGAACGGGATCGCTATAAAAAAGCCTTAAAAAAGGAAGCAGCTGAAGAAAAAAGTCTCAAAAAAGCTGCTTGGCAAGCATACAAAGCGCATCACATGGTTTACCTTGGTCGTCATGTATATTGGACGGACGATACCAGTATCGATAAGTGGGACGTAAAAGACGCGGCCAATCGGCTGATTGAAAACAAGCTGCCACTGCTGCGTAAACATAATGAGTTAGCAGAAGCGGTTAACCTTTCCATTCCGCAGTTAAAAGGATTGTGCTATCAAAGAGAAGTTGCCACCAATCTGTCTTATTCGCATTTTACTATTGCCAAACGCAATGGGACAGCACGTCAAATATGGTCGCCGATACCACGTTTGAAGTTTGTACAACGCTGGATTTTGCATAATATTTTGAATAACTTAACGACGCATGGTGCCGCCCATGGCTTTGTACGCGGAAAATCCATCGTGACCAACGCGGCAGTACATAGCAATAGTGAGCTCCTTATTAAGCTTGATGTCAAAGATTTCTTTCCTAGCGTGAGCTGGCGCCGTGTCAAAGGGGTCTTTCGTCATGCTGGCTATCCAGAGCAAATTTCGACATTACTGGCATTACTCTGTACGGAGTCCCCTAGGCAAGTGGTACAGCAAGATGGCGTTACCTACTATGTGGCATTAGGTGATAGAGCCTTGCCACAAGGCGCGCCTACCAGTCCGGCATTAACGAACATTGTTTGCTTAAGTCTGGACCACCGCTTGACAGGGTTGGCAGAAAAATTGGGGCTACGTTATAGTCGTTACGCCGACGACTTGACCTTTAGTGTTCCTGCTATTGAAGACATCAAACCCAAATCGAAGGCTAAAACAACGATTAAAGCCACGACCAGCACCGCAAAGAAACAAGCCGATGCGCAGCACAACAGGCTAATCGGGCAACTGCTCGGCTCAGTCCATAAGATATTACGCGAAGAAGGTTTTGCGTTAAATAATGATAAGACACATGTGATTCGTAAAGGCAATCAGCATAACGTTACTGGCATGGTGGTCAATGGACAAGGCGTACCTAGGGTATCTCGTCAAATCAAAAAAATGTTGCGGGCGGCGGTACATAACCTAGAGACAGGCGGCACATTACGCACGGATGAGACTTTGAATACGCTGTCAGGATATGCCGCTTGGATAGCCTCGGCAGAGCCAGAGTTGGGACATAGTTATCTAGATAGGATTGAGCGTTTGCAAGTGCAGCAAGAGACACCTGCATAGATATTTCTTTATATTTATAAAAAATGAGTATTAGAAAATCCTATTTCTAATACTCGTTCAAGTGAAGCATGTTAGCGCGGAACTATATTTTAATTAAACCGATAAGAACGCTGCAGTACGACTGTCTTTTGATTGGACAACGTCATATGGCGTACCTTGAGCGACAATTACCCCGCCAGCATCCCCTGCCCCTGGCCCAATATCAATGATCCAATCACTATTGCTCGCCACTTGCATGTCATGTTCAACCATGATGACGGTATTGCCCGCATCGACAAGACCGTTCAGCTGCGTCATAAGCATAGACACGTCAGCAGGGTGTAGGCCAGTGGTTGGTTCATCCAATATGTATAGTGTGTCGCCTCGCTGCGTGCGTTGCAGCTCGGTGGCAAGCTTAATACGCTGCGCTTCGCCACCTGATAATTCGGTAGCAGGCTGACCCAAACGTAAGTAACCAAGTCCAACTTGTAGTAACGCCTCTAATGCACGCAAAATAGGTACTTCATCAGCAAAAAACTCATGAG includes:
- a CDS encoding reverse transcriptase family protein; translation: MTTHTANNNDYISPEPVPTPFERQWQQLWQDIELAGGRYQYVQQQLVSQGFMVERQPVDNMSPKERDRYKKALKKEAAEEKSLKKAAWQAYKAHHMVYLGRHVYWTDDTSIDKWDVKDAANRLIENKLPLLRKHNELAEAVNLSIPQLKGLCYQREVATNLSYSHFTIAKRNGTARQIWSPIPRLKFVQRWILHNILNNLTTHGAAHGFVRGKSIVTNAAVHSNSELLIKLDVKDFFPSVSWRRVKGVFRHAGYPEQISTLLALLCTESPRQVVQQDGVTYYVALGDRALPQGAPTSPALTNIVCLSLDHRLTGLAEKLGLRYSRYADDLTFSVPAIEDIKPKSKAKTTIKATTSTAKKQADAQHNRLIGQLLGSVHKILREEGFALNNDKTHVIRKGNQHNVTGMVVNGQGVPRVSRQIKKMLRAAVHNLETGGTLRTDETLNTLSGYAAWIASAEPELGHSYLDRIERLQVQQETPA